Within Portunus trituberculatus isolate SZX2019 chromosome 18, ASM1759143v1, whole genome shotgun sequence, the genomic segment GAACTCTGCCACTTTCAACAACGTACAATCACTCATGAACTTTACTGGTAACAATGTTTTGAATCACTCCATCAACCAACGCAGAACCTTTGAAAAGAACGGGGCAAGTTGACGATGACGACAACAGACTATCAAACACCACATGTAAAATCAATACTgtgcttcctttcccttcagccTGATACGGGGGCAGGTactgacggacggacagacgggGAAGGTCGCGTTTGATGAGCACGGGGATCGAACCCACGCCGAGTACTCCGTAGTGAACGTGCAGGAACGACGCCCGCTGCAGCAGGACTACCCCGTCTACAGGATGCCAGAGGTCGTAGGAGAGTTTCTTTACGATGTGGTAAGGGCGGTGAAGGATGCGGAGAAGGGGGAGTGAGGgattggaaaggaaaaaggacaaaTTGGAAACAGATGTTATTTActattgttttatcattatccatttatttatttatgtgtttatttattcatttatatgatttgatttattgtttgtttattcatttatttctgtatgtgtgtgtgtcggcaggCGAGCGACGAGATGGTAATGCAGCTCAACAAGTCCAGTATCAGGTGGGCGGGAGGACTGACCGAGGCACCGCCCGGTTACTTCCTTCCTAAACATCTTAAGGTACTGCTGTACTACTGCTACATAAGAACCTACCataacttctactacaacagcaaattgtgaagtgaaaaaaaagatatttattctctctctctctctctctctctctctctctgtctcatatgCCCCTGGGGAGGTTATTTGGGGTTTTCAGAATGTTTTCATGGCTTTAAGAATAGTTTAACCAACATtatcaatagaaaaaaacatataataaacaaataagagagagagaaagagagagagagagagagagagagagagagagagagagagagagagagagagaagaaaacaactaGTTATCCTTGTAGCTACTAAAAATatcccaaagaaaaaaaaagtgttagtgAAAATTCCACAGGTGCTCACCATCCGAGAGACGCCGTTCGTGTACGCCGAGGCAGTGAAGGACGAGGCGCAGTGCTCCCTCCAAGACGAGGTGTTCTGCCCCATGCTcacagggaaggaaggcaagtaTACAGTGCTCTTGTTTGTACACTTCTTCCCACGATACTGAAAACATAACAGTGATTGAATGCGGTTGTTGTCCAGATAAGGTTACGGGACAATGAGTTCTGTGGTTTTTGCAGGCTCATTATTCTTGTCTTTAcctctttcagtactaggacgcatttttatcatgagttttgggtgtaattagacgattttatttacattgtgaagggtttattgaggtcagaagattaatggccagtcttcactattttaatccccatacatatttctgaagctgcataaaatctccaaatggtaagcagaataaatatgaaagcgtgtcatgatagtgaaagggttaatttgtGTCATCCCTTCACAGGAGAGACGCTTCCCATGTGCTGCTGGGGTTTCTGCATCGACTTGCTCCTGACCCTGGCTGAGAAGAACGCCTTCAGCTTCAGCCTATTCTTAGCCCCTGATGGCCAGTACGGGGATCTGGTGGAGGGGCCTGACGGTGAGCGCGAAGCAACATAACACAGAACAATCATGACTTAGCCTCTTCTTGTCATTATCTCATTCTAATtcgttcttttctcattcttactATTTTCAATTTGTTTCCGCTCACTGcaactctcttttttcatcagttCTCAATCTTTCAAGccgttttcagatttttttccctttttccattttcttatttatttatctatttattttatcttcaggAAGGAACTGGACGGGTATGATTGGGCACCTGGCTGGGGACGGGGATGCGGACATGGCCGTGGCGCCCCTCACCATCAACCCGCAGCGCTCCCAGGATATCCATCTCACCAAGCCCTTCAAGTACCAGGGCATCACCATCCTCGTCAAGCGGGTGGGTACCTCCTTCACACCGTTCTTGTCAGTCTGCAGGCTCTTCTCAGcctttcatttagttttttttttttttttcctctcatttctttatctatctattcttttttcatccatttccttccctttttttacctaccatttccatctttttcttttcaattttgcaTTTCATTACTCTCATCATCCTTTTGTCAAGTATCAGTTAAGTACATCATCCTCTTTTGGTTTCGTTCTCCAGGCCTCCATCGTACCTGCGTTGGTCTCCATCCTGCAGCCTTTCCGAGGGACGTTGTGGCTGCTGCTGATGGCCACCGTGCATGTCATTGCTGTCCTCATCTGGCTCCTGGACCGCCTCAGCCCCGTGTACAGGTGAGAGAAGATGagagtgactgaatgactgattgattgagaaGAGTTGTGGATACACAGCTAAAAAGTAGTAGAAAAgtgagaaattatgaaaaaatagagagagagagagagagagagagagagagagagagagagagagagagagagagagagagaaagtcaataatcagtcaatcaatcggTCTCATCCCCACCTCAATTTCCTTCCAgcgaggataaggaagaggacggGAGTGAGTCCATGGCCATCTCGGAGTCCTTCTGGTTCTCGTGGTCTGTCATCCTCAACAGCGGCCTCTCGGAAGGTGGGTggccttctcctttcccttcagtggtatttcttttcttcagtggacctttttttcagttatctTTAATGTCTCGGTGTGTTTTCTTTCGctgtgtctatctgttttctctatttgcttttttttttttttttttagccaatTTCATATCTTGGCTGGACTCGTCTCTGCCCTCTGCCTCAGAATTATCTTTTTAGGAACGATCACTCACAATGAACCTTTTCCCAACTTTTTATTGTccatggccagagagagagagagagagagagagagagagagagagagagagagagatctatatAAATACTCTAGGGACGCCGCGTGGCCTAAGCGGAAGGGTCCTTGGCATCATCTGGAGCGGCTTCACAATGATCATGGTAGCCTCCTACACGGCCAACCTGGCGGCCTTCCTGGTGCTGGACACGCCCGAGACACCCATCTCAGGCATCAACGACcccagggtgagagagagagagagagagagagagagagagagagagagagagagagagagagagagagagagagagagagagagagatgaatgaatgaacaaatgcACGCTGCAATCCATATCAGATAAACAAAATCTGGTTTATAATCTATAGtagttaatttttcttcatgtgtatTTATGCATTTGTTAGTTATTAAGTGGATATGTTAATTCCAGCAGCGTATTTTAACTTCTGGTAGCTAATTCATGCATTATTTTCCATGTTCTTAATGCTCAGGCGCTAAGAAATTAATTGATCCATCAGTGAATTCATCTATCAATGTCAATCGATCTTCCAATAGGCTATTCACTCACTCTGTTAACAAATCAGTGAACTATTTGGTCAGTCAGTTATTGTACCCATAATGTAACCGTTCAGTCATTTAGTTAACCAATCTACCACTAATCTTACCGGTAAATCAATCATTCCATCACTCGAACATGCATCCAGCCAATCAGTCATTCAACCAGTCAAACGTTCAACAAATTAAACATTCAACCTACCACTATTAGTTTATATTATGTCAATTTCTTACCTCACCCATCTAAGTACCGGACCCAACGTTGCTAAATTTAACTTCGCTGATTGGACGCCACCTTAACTCCTCTGTAATACGTGACGCTCTTTGCTCCGCCTCGCAGCTTCGGAACCCCGTGGAGAATTTTAGCTTTGCCACGGTGCGCGGGTCGGCAGTGGACATGTTCTTCCGCCGCAAGACTGAGTGGGCAAACATGTACCGCGTGATGGAGGCGCACGACTACCGCACTGTAGATGAAGCAGTGCAGGCAGTGCGCGACGGGTGAGTGGCGCTAGTGTTGTGTGTCCAGTGCGAAATagcgaggaaagagggagaaaggatgggtgaataacaataaagaagaaaggaagggatgaaggaagggataagTAGTATTTCGTCTTTCTTTGTGGAAATGGAAAGTagcgaagaaggaaaagggtaaAAGAAGGAATGTTAGTATTTGATCGTACGTCTATATAGGATGATATAGGaattggaaaaggaaagaaaggaaggcataaGAAAAGTTACCAATTAGGATTATTTGTTTCCAAATATTTAActatttttaatgtattttttctattgatcaactattaatatattcattcatttatctattaattttttgtgtaagaaagggaaaggaggaagaattaggCAAAGCAAGCTGCTCATGAGTAACAGTAAAGGATTAAGTTCCTATAACATTTTACTTTAGTTGATTCTTTGATTGTTACATGAAGAGAGTGATAGTGTGTGCTAGAGTGTGTTAGCTTGCTACGTTCCCTGATTGTTACTCGTGCGTAAAGCTAGTGTGAGTTATGAGTACGTCCTCAAATGGTGCTTACTTGTGCCATACTCTCGTATCTGTCTCGTAATGTACTACAGACGGCTCCAGGCGTTCATCTGGGAGAGCTCGAGGCTGGAATATGAGGCGTCCATGGACTGCAACCTGGTTACGGTTGGAGAGCTGTTTGGGCGCTCCGGGTATGGCATTGGTCTGAAGAAGGAATCCCCGTGGTCAGAGAAGATCACGCTGGACATCCTGGACCTTCATGAGAGTAAGGCTCCACAGCAGTAAAAATTTGCAAACAACCTGTTAAAAATAGACGGAACAAAACACCTGACAAAACGGTCTCTCTAGAAAGCAATGCAACAATATTTTCTGCAGGAGGATACATGGAGGACCTGGACAAGAAGTGGATATGGAATGAGGGAGAGTCTTGTAATGTGAGCGACCAGGAGTTCTCTAAGCGCCTGGGACTCAAGAACCTGGAGGGCATCTTCATCTTGGTGGCCGGCGGCGTGCTTAGTGGCATCCCACTCATCGTGATGGAGCTGATCTACTACCGCTGCAAGAGGCGCTACGAAGCGGCCAAGAGTGATGGGAGCAGCCAGCAGCACCAGAGGGGCAGTAACTCCCAGGTCAGCAAGGACAGGGAGGGACGAGAATGTTGCGACAGCGAGGTAATGTTCAGATTAAGATTTGTTTcactgtgtgtttcactgtcgtGCAGGGAACAGTATGATGAAGGTTCTTGAGTACGGAGCTGTGAACTCATTGCTTATAGTATTGAATGATGTAATGCATCATATCCCTTGATAGATTGATATAAATTTTCGAATGTATTTCTTTCCACAGGGAGACGACAATTTGAGAAATCCTTTACTTACAAAGAAAACAACTGCAGTAGGTaaggattgagaaaaaaaaaaaaaataaataaaataaaataaataaataaataaataaataaataaataaataaataaataaataaataatatatatatatatatatatatatatatatatatatatatatatatatatatatatatatatatatatatatatatatatatatatatatatatatatatatatatatatatcatatggTCATGAAATGTAGAATATTGTATGAAAGGACTGGTCATAATATAACGTATAAATATTAATACTTCCCCGCAGAGAATAATCTCGCTGCTAAGCCCCACAGCAGCCCTGGGCGCGGCGCCACACTGGCAAACTATGTTGCGGACGGTAGCATTGAGCGGCACCGCTACCCGCACCTCCACGCCCACCTGGGGAACAGCGAGGAGGTGCTACAGGAGGTAGAGGAGCGACTCCTGGCCAGCCCACACATCCCTGAGGAGTGGTGGATCCTCGCGCCGCCTACCTGTCCCCACTACCGCGACGGACCTGAGCTCTGCCACGCCCCCTGTCCCACCCCCTGTCCCGCCGCCTGTCCCGCTCCATGCCCTGCTGACTACGATGGCCCGGTCTGTTTGGACCCTCGATGTGCAGAGAACCCGGCTGACAGCGGTACTGAAGACTGTACACAGTTCCACGTGGACGTTGACCTGCACGTAGCAGAGGCGGGAGTGGAGGAGGCGGGCGAggcgtgtgtgtttggagggtgCGAGTGTAATTCCTCGGGCACCGCCACAGAGacgccagcagcagcagaaggcagCAATATGTCACGTCCTCCTCACAAGGTGCCATTGGAGAACTTGCCTGATGTTGTGGATAACTGCAGTGAGCGGGAGGAGTGTGTGGAtggggtggtgagggtggagggagtggaagggggTGAGGTGCCGGCGGGTGGAGCGGGCGGTAGTCGTGGCGGCCTTGATGACCAGCGAGTGAATGGGGGGCCGAAAAGAAAGAGGCGCACAATCTATGTGTAGTAGGGTGACTCGCCACCTCTAGTGTGCTTGTAGTAGTGAAAGGCGCGATGCTTAGCTTGGCTTTATGATTAGGAATATAAACTGGTTTTGTGGAATGTATTTTGATATAATAGAAGGAAACATGCCTTTTAATTAATGACTAATTTGATAGGATATGGAGTACGAAGTGAATACAATGACTGTCTGGTGCTTCTTTCAGGTTTCTTTAACTACACCAGGAGAACGAGAACAATAGAAGTTGAGGCGCTTGTTTAACCCACACTGAGCTGCTTCACCGCCTGCCCCTCAAGACTTATCAATCTTAACAAACTACACATACGTTAAGTTGGTTGAAGCTTCTGTCCTTATGATTtcactcttccatctttcttaagCCAATACCTTTAATATCTGTGCTTCTTGACATGGCTGCTTGCATTTTACCCAGCTTTTGAAGAACATCTAGAACACTGGAAAGTGGCAGGCACCAGCTAGCTATCTTTGAGCAGTTATTGATGAGGTAACGAAGCTTATGTGTTCATGCAGTGTCTGTGTATTTGCTGCTCTGTGTATAGATAAGAAACCATCCAACTGAAGATACGTGTATGGAAAGTGCTTAGTGTTCACCGCTTTTGTATTGGTTGGGTGACGTGTGATGCTGCCGCTGTGTTGTTCGATATATTGTTTCGCGTTGTAGAGAGTTAAGTCTTTGcaagcgaggaagaggatgatataCTGGGacgccggtgtgtgtgtgtgtacgtggtcCTTCCAGCTAAATTCAAGTAGTCCTCCTTGAACGTCAGTCCATCCATCGCCATCCATATACTACAGTACACTTATGTCCAAGTGGTTGTCTTATCtcctggaggtggtggcggagaGTGAACAGGCAGAAGGTAAGGAGAGTTGTGTTCTTAGATGATTGCATTCACTACCAGAAATGTGCCGTAAATACGATGTAATCTTTAACACACTAGTGATATTGAGTTCTTAGTTAATGGTTTCATTCCTATTTCATGTATATTCAGAGTGACGGGTGCAGATCAAGACGGAATGAAGTGTCGACAGAGAATTAGTGCTGAATCGGGAGCGACAGAGAGCAGCAATGTTCCAGGAAAGACCACACTACCAGCTACACACCATCAGATCTTCGCTTCTTCATAACGCCGAGTACTAAAGACTGCTGTACAAGTCGAGAGATTTCTCTGAATGAAGGTGGAGTTTTAAAGAACAGTGAACGCATTGccaatgagaaaaggaggatcTGTAAAGTGATTAAAAAGACAGAGTACTAGAAGGTATGTATAATTTGCGTGCCACCAGTCCTTATCAGAATACAATTGTCGAGCTTAGAAGTACCAGGTACCGAAGTGCCTGTCATGTGACGTCGGCGACCATGGAACGCCATCCTCCTCTATTTTCAACCAATCTAACCAGATCCACAATTGTCCAGCCATCACCGACGTGTTCCAGCAATGTGTCCATAAACTTGACTctgtcttcctcttgctctgGTTCCTTCTACTCTCCCCAACAAGCATTCTCTCTCCAGTCCATGTCCTCTCAGTATATGGCCTACAAGATTTAGCTGTCTCCTGATACTATTCACCAGTGTTCTTTCCATTTCTGCTCTTCTCAATACTTCTTCATTAGTGATCCGCGCAGTCCAAGGGATTCTCAGCATTCTTCGTATGAACCACATTTCTACTGCTTTTAACCTTTTGATCATGTTCTTTATTGTCCATGTCTCACAGCCATACGTTAATGTGGACCATACATAGCACTTGAGTATACGTTGTCTTAGAGTTATATTCATGCTAATATTGGTCAATATCTTTCTTAAGTGTCTGAAAGTTGTTTTTGCTATtccaattctttttatttaattttcacaATTTGCCTTTTCTGTGATAGTACTTCCTAGATATTTAAAAATGTCTAGTTGTTTGATTATTTGTCCCTGGTTTATAAATTTGAATTCGcaatctctcatttctttttgttattcccATCAGCTTAGAGACTGCAGCCTAATCTCTCAAAGCGTAGTGTAGTAAAAACAAGCAATGAAAGAAATCggaaaggacaagagagagagagagagagagagagagagagagagagagagagagagagagagagagtggggggggggaAGCAGGGAGAACAGAGTAGGGAAGTATGGAATATGAGCAGGTTAAGGGGATTGGAGAGGCTTGAGCGAGTGGGTGCGGGAGTAACGAACTGTGTCTTGCTAGGGTGGGGAGGTGGGGATCACACTacaactttccttcacttctatgTTTATCTACAAATATTCGCCTAGCAGACATACTTCAACATAAGCAGAGAAGGGACAGCAGTGTGGTTATTCAGAGGTAGAGTTGGCAGTTCTGTAAATACAAGGGACTTATTTATGCAGGACTTGTTGGAAACCACAGAGGGAAATCCATCCTAGATCCAGTTGGTCAGGACGAGTCGGGAGCAGCAGTGTCACTCGAGCTCTCTGCGGCCTCAGCCCTGCCCGCCCCGACACTTGCCTCTCTATAATCAGCACTGCCAGTACTATCTCGAGTTATGCGGTGTATCGTGTGCATGGAGACTTTACTGTTATTACTTCTGTTGCTGAATgcaggcaagtgtgtgtgtgtgtactaaaatCTTTTCCAAAATATGATTTAAAAGCTGATATGTAATAGTCTGCGTCACAGCAGACATGTAGCTGTACATTTTGTAAGGATTTGTAAGCTTATCTGCAGGACTTTATTTCAAGCTCAAATTAATTAGTCGAATTATAATGAGATGTCAAAGCATTTGAGAATATGGCTTCTAGAGTAGAAGTCTTACTTAAATATCTAAGACTCTCTATGTAACAATTATTAATCAGAATATGATCcaaaattagtgaaaaaaataatgaataaaataacgGTACTTAACTGCGTTCCCTGCCGGCAGGCGGCGAGAGCGTGGTGGTGCAACAGGTAGGTACGCACGAGCCAGCCGTGACTGGACGCACGTTGCAGCTGGAGTGCCAGTGGTCGCAGGGCAGCGGGCCGCCTCTCTACATGGTGCAGTGGTGCAAGGACGGCGACATGTTTTTCAGGGTGACTCTGGTGCCAGAGCATCGCAAAGTAGCGTTCCCTGCGCCGGGCGTCCAGGTGGTGGTAAGGCGACCCTGTTGTTTATCATCAAtttaatcatgtgtgtgtgtgtgtgtgtgtgtgtgtgtgtgtgtgtgtatatgtaattcactacggtcgtctgctggtcacacagccagtcttccccattacggagcgagctcagagctcatagaccgatcttcggttaggactgagaccacaacactccacacaccgggaaagcgaggccacaacccctcgagttacatcccgtacctagttactgctaggtgaacaggggctacacattaagaggcttgcccatttgcctcaccgcccccgggactcgaacccaggcccactcgattgtgagtcgagcgtgctaaccactacactacgcggtgtgtatgtgtgtgtgtgtgtgtgtgtgtgtgtgtgtgtgtgtgtgtgtgtgtgtgtgtaattcacctcggttgcctcctggtcacccagccagtcttcaccattacggagcgagctcagagctcatagactgatcttcgggtaggactgagaccacaacacactccacacaccgggaaagcgaggccacaacccctcgagttacatcccgtacctatttactgctaggtgaacaggggccacacattaagtcttgcccagtgtgtgtgtgtgtgtgtgtgtgtgtgtgtgtgtgtgtgtgtgtgtgtgtgcgcgcgcgcgagtttgtttgtgtgcgtgcTTACTCTAAATAATAATGTTtgataataaatgtaataataataataatagtaataataaatgtaataataatagtaataataataataatgatgatgatgatgatgataataataataataataatagtaataataatattcaataataataatagtaataataataataataactaataataatatttaataataataataataataactaacaataataataataataataataactaataataatatttaataataataataataataactaacaataataataataataactaacaataatgataataataataacagtaataataattaatgataatgataataataataatagtaataataataataataatagtaataataatattcaataataataataatagtaataataataataataataataataataactaataataatatttaataataataataactaataataatatttaataataataataataataactaacaatattataataataataataataataactaacaataataataataataacagtaataataattaa encodes:
- the LOC123505503 gene encoding glutamate [NMDA] receptor subunit 1-like isoform X1 yields the protein MPRWCDRWWWVVWVASVAAGAESGGGAQGSLPPSRRFNIGGVLHDNDTELHFTNALKKINFDGISVADQTTLYDVTLVHRGNPIAAALHVCQTVIAQAVFAVVVASSSYDSVTTASVSYTCGFYHIPVICTHSRDYIFSDKNIHVSLLRTVPPYSHQADVWVRLLKLLGYRQVIVLHSADTDGRALLARFQSAARHSDNEKGVKVVTVMEFAPGQESFVRELTTIREELVKVVLVHASEEDAEIIFHDASYLNMTNENYVWLVTEQALHARFVPAGALGLQLKYADDYNAHITDSLRVVALALRRLHEAHEVIPKPPISCDDWNGWDETGRELFSLIRGQVLTDGQTGKVAFDEHGDRTHAEYSVVNVQERRPLQQDYPVYRMPEVVGEFLYDVASDEMVMQLNKSSIRWAGGLTEAPPGYFLPKHLKVLTIRETPFVYAEAVKDEAQCSLQDEVFCPMLTGKEGETLPMCCWGFCIDLLLTLAEKNAFSFSLFLAPDGQYGDLVEGPDGRNWTGMIGHLAGDGDADMAVAPLTINPQRSQDIHLTKPFKYQGITILVKRASIVPALVSILQPFRGTLWLLLMATVHVIAVLIWLLDRLSPVYSEDKEEDGSESMAISESFWFSWSVILNSGLSEGTPRGLSGRVLGIIWSGFTMIMVASYTANLAAFLVLDTPETPISGINDPRLRNPVENFSFATVRGSAVDMFFRRKTEWANMYRVMEAHDYRTVDEAVQAVRDGRLQAFIWESSRLEYEASMDCNLVTVGELFGRSGYGIGLKKESPWSEKITLDILDLHERGYMEDLDKKWIWNEGESCNVSDQEFSKRLGLKNLEGIFILVAGGVLSGIPLIVMELIYYRCKRRYEAAKSDGSSQQHQRGSNSQVSKDREGRECCDSEGDDNLRNPLLTKKTTAVENNLAAKPHSSPGRGATLANYVADGSIERHRYPHLHAHLGNSEEVLQEVEERLLASPHIPEEWWILAPPTCPHYRDGPELCHAPCPTPCPAACPAPCPADYDGPVCLDPRCAENPADSGTEDCTQFHVDVDLHVAEAGVEEAGEACVFGGCECNSSGTATETPAAAEGSNMSRPPHKVPLENLPDVVDNCSEREECVDGVVRVEGVEGGEVPAGGAGGSRGGLDDQRVNGGPKRKRRTIYV
- the LOC123505503 gene encoding glutamate [NMDA] receptor subunit 1-like isoform X3, which translates into the protein MPRWCDRWWWVVWVASVAAGAESGGGAQGSLPPSRRFNIGGVLHDNDTELHFTNALKKINFDGISVADQTTLYDVTLVHRGNPIAAALHVCQTVIAQAVFAVVVASSSYDSVTTASVSYTCGFYHIPVICTHSRDYIFSDKNIHVSLLRTVPPYSHQADVWVRLLKLLGYRQVIVLHSADTDGRALLARFQSAARHSDNEKGVKVVTVMEFAPGQESFVRELTTIREELVKVVLVHASEEDAEIIFHDASYLNMTNENYVWLVTEQALHARFVPAGALGLQLKYADDYNAHITDSLRVVALALRRLHEAHEVIPKPPISCDDWNGWDETGRELFSLIRGQVLTDGQTGKVAFDEHGDRTHAEYSVVNVQERRPLQQDYPVYRMPEVVGEFLYDVASDEMVMQLNKSSIRWAGGLTEAPPGYFLPKHLKVLTIRETPFVYAEAVKDEAQCSLQDEVFCPMLTGKEGETLPMCCWGFCIDLLLTLAEKNAFSFSLFLAPDGQYGDLVEGPDGRNWTGMIGHLAGDGDADMAVAPLTINPQRSQDIHLTKPFKYQGITILVKRASIVPALVSILQPFRGTLWLLLMATVHVIAVLIWLLDRLSPVYSEDKEEDGSESMAISESFWFSWSVILNSGLSEGTPRGLSGRVLGIIWSGFTMIMVASYTANLAAFLVLDTPETPISGINDPRLRNPVENFSFATVRGSAVDMFFRRKTEWANMYRVMEAHDYRTVDEAVQAVRDGRLQAFIWESSRLEYEASMDCNLVTVGELFGRSGYGIGLKKESPWSEKITLDILDLHERGYMEDLDKKWIWNEGESCNVSDQEFSKRLGLKNLEGIFILVAGGVLSGIPLIVMELIYYRCKRRYEAAKSDGSSQQHQRGSNSQVSKDREGRECCDSEGDDNLRNPLLTKKTTAVENNLAAKPHSSPGRGATLANYVADGSIERHRYPHLHAHLGNSEEVLQEVEERLLASPHIPEEWWILAPPTCPHYRDGPELCHAPCPTPCPAACPAPCPADYDGPVCLDPRCAENPADSGTEDCTQFHVDVDLHVAEAGVEEAGEACVFGGCECNSSGTATETPAAAEGSNMSRPPHKVSLTTPGEREQ
- the LOC123505503 gene encoding glutamate [NMDA] receptor subunit 1-like isoform X2 — its product is MPRWCDRWWWVVWVASVAAGAESGGGAQGSLPPSRRFNIGGVLHDNDTELHFTNALKKINFDGISVADQTTLYDVTLVHRGNPIAAALHVCQTVIAQAVFAVVVASSSYDSVTTASVSYTCGFYHIPVICTHSRDYIFSDKNIHVSLLRTVPPYSHQADVWVRLLKLLGYRQVIVLHSADTDGRALLARFQSAARHSDNEKGVKVVTVMEFAPGQESFVRELTTIREELVKVVLVHASEEDAEIIFHDASYLNMTNENYVWLVTEQALHARFVPAGALGLQLKYADDYNAHITDSLRVVALALRRLHEAHEVIPKPPISCDDWNGWDETGRELFSLIRGQVLTDGQTGKVAFDEHGDRTHAEYSVVNVQERRPLQQDYPVYRMPEVVGEFLYDVASDEMVMQLNKSSIRWAGGLTEAPPGYFLPKHLKVLTIRETPFVYAEAVKDEAQCSLQDEVFCPMLTGKEGETLPMCCWGFCIDLLLTLAEKNAFSFSLFLAPDGQYGDLVEGPDGRNWTGMIGHLAGDGDADMAVAPLTINPQRSQDIHLTKPFKYQGITILVKRASIVPALVSILQPFRGTLWLLLMATVHVIAVLIWLLDRLSPVYSEDKEEDGSESMAISESFWFSWSVILNSGLSEGTPRGLSGRVLGIIWSGFTMIMVASYTANLAAFLVLDTPETPISGINDPRLRNPVENFSFATVRGSAVDMFFRRKTEWANMYRVMEAHDYRTVDEAVQAVRDGRLQAFIWESSRLEYEASMDCNLVTVGELFGRSGYGIGLKKESPWSEKITLDILDLHERGYMEDLDKKWIWNEGESCNVSDQEFSKRLGLKNLEGIFILVAGGVLSGIPLIVMELIYYRCKRRYEAAKSDGSSQQHQRGSNSQGDDNLRNPLLTKKTTAVENNLAAKPHSSPGRGATLANYVADGSIERHRYPHLHAHLGNSEEVLQEVEERLLASPHIPEEWWILAPPTCPHYRDGPELCHAPCPTPCPAACPAPCPADYDGPVCLDPRCAENPADSGTEDCTQFHVDVDLHVAEAGVEEAGEACVFGGCECNSSGTATETPAAAEGSNMSRPPHKVPLENLPDVVDNCSEREECVDGVVRVEGVEGGEVPAGGAGGSRGGLDDQRVNGGPKRKRRTIYV